The genomic interval CCTGGTTCGGCATTCTGGCCGAGGCTCCGCCGTCCTCCGACGAGCTGATCTACGCCAACCACGCCAACGGATTCGCGCTGATCAGTACCCGCACGCCCACCGTGCAGCGACACTATCTGCAAGTCGATCCGTCCGACACCGTCGAGGACTGGTCCGACGACCGGATCTGGCACGAGCTGCACACCCGGGTCGACGGCGAGGGCGCCGAAATCAAGGACGGGACCATCTTCGCCAAGACCGTCCTCGGTTTCCGTAGTTTCGTGTGCGAGCCCATGCAGTACGGGCGACTGTTCCTGGCCGGCGACGCCGCCCACACGGTGCCGCCCACCGGCGCGAAAGGGCTCAACCTCGCTGTCGCCGACGTCTACGTGCTGGCCCAGGCGATGGAGCGCTACTTCCGCACCGGCGCGACCGACGGCCTGGACGCCTACACCGCGACCGCGTTGCCGAGAGTCTGGCGGGCACAGCACTTTTCGTGGTGGATGACCTCGATGCTGCACCGCATGCCCGACGCCACCGGGTTCGACCACAAACGCCAGCTCGCCGAGCTGGACACGGTGACCAGGTCGGCCGCCGGTCGCGCCCTGCTCGCCGAGAACTACGTGGGCGCCCCGCTCTACTGAGCGCCGGACCCCGAAATAACCACCGAGAGTGAGTGATTCGTGAACACAACAAAGCAGGGCACCGAGACCGGAGCGGGCGTGTCCGCCGCAAGCTGGGTAGCCGCACTGTGCTGGACGGCGGTGCTGCTGGACGGCTTCGATCTGGTCGTCCTCGGCGCGGTCATCCCGTCCCTGCTGGACTACCAGCCATGGGGGCTGAACGCCGGCACCATGTCGGTCATCTCCACCACCGGCTTGATCGGGATGACGATCGGCGCGCTGACCGTCGGGACGATGACCGACCTGCTCGGGCGGCGCAAGTCGCTGATCGGCGCGGTCATCCTGTTCTCGGTGCTGACCGCGCTGTGCGCGGTCGCGCCGAACCCGTGGGTATTCGGCGCGTTGCGTTTCCTGGCCGGGCTCGGCCTGGGCGGCTGCCTGCCGACCGCCATCGCCATGGTCACCGAGTTCGCCCGTGGACACCGCGGCGGCACCGCCACCACCACGGTGATGACCGGCTATCACGTGGGAGCCGTCGCCACCGCCGCCCTGGCCATCGTGGTGATCGAACCGTTCGGCTGGCGCACCATGTTCGTGATCGGCGCGGTGCCCGCACTTGTCTTGGTGCCGTTGATGATTCGCTATCTGCCCGAATCCCCCGACTACTTGATCTCGCGCGGGCGGCACGCGGAGGCCCAGGCCATCGCCGACGCCGCAGGCCTGACCCGCCGTGCACCCGCGCAACCCACCGACAACCCGCCCGCCGCCGTGAATCCCGTGCGGCGCTTGTTCTCCCGCGAATTCCTGCGTACCAGTCTGGCGATCTGGGTCACCTCCTTCATGGGCCTGCTGCTGGTCTACGGCCTCAACACCTGGCTGCCCACGATCATGCGGGAGGCGGGCTACAACCTCGGCGCGGCGCTGTCGTTCCTGCTGCTGCTCAATGCCGGGGCGATCGCGGGCCTGCTCGTCGCCGGCCGCGTCGCCGACCGTATCGGTGCCCGCCGCGCCGCCATCATCTGGTTCACCGGCGCGGCCCTGTTCCTGGCGCTGCTCAGCATCAAGGTCTCCTTCGGCGTCTATGTGCTGGTCTTCCTCGCCGGTTGCTTCGTCTTCAGCGCCCAAGTGCTCGTGTACGCCTTCACCAGCGCGCACTATCCCGCCGAGATCCGCGCCACCGCGCTGGGCTGGTCCGCCGGTGTCGGCCGGGTCGGTGCGATCTGCGGACCGACCCTGGGCGGCGCCCTCTTGTCCGCGGGCCTCGCGGTCCCGTGGGGCTTCTACGCCTTCGCCCTCGTGGGTTTCGCGGGTGCCGTGGCGATTTCGATGACGCGGAGCCAGGCCTAGGAGTTCACCGGCGCGGCGACCGCAGGGGTGACATCGAGCACCGGGCCGCGCCGCTTCGGCGAGCGCAGGAAGAGCAGGGCTACCGCGGCCAGCAGCACCACGCCCGCGACCGCGACATACAGCTGCCCGGCCGACCAGCCGGCGTCGAGCAGACGGCCGGCCGCAGTCGGAGCGAGAATGGCGCCGGCCCGGCCCACGCCGATCGCCCAACCGACCCCGGTGCTGCGCATACGCGTCTCGTACAGCGACGGACTCAACGTGTACAGACCGGCGATACAGCCGTTGGCGAGGCCACCGACCACCACACCCAGTGCGAAGGCCACACCGATGATCGACGTACTGGAAATGAAGACGACCATCGCGGCAGCGGTGAGAACGGTGAAGATGAGCAGTACGCCGCGCGCGGTCCAGCGGGTGGCGAGCCCACCGAAGATGACCGAGCCGAGCGTGCCGCCCAGCGCGATCATCATTCCCGCCGTCGCGCTCTGGTCCTTGCTCATACCCGCCGTCTCGAGCAGCGCCGGCGTCCAGGAGTTGATGAAGTAATAGCCGAACATGGTCGCGAAGAACGCGGTCCACAGCAGAACTGTCGGACGGGTATTGCCGCCCGCGAACAAATCCGCGACCCGGCCCGCGCGCGGCGGACCGGAGGCGGGCACGACGGGAAGTTCGCGCAGCGGTTCCTGCCGGATACGCCGGGCGATGCGATTGACCCGGCCGAGCACGTCGCGCCGCCCGCGGGTGAGCAGGTAGTCCACCGACTCGGGCAACAGCACCGCCAGCAGCACCAGCGCCAGACCCGTGAGAACGGCGCCGCAGACGAACACCGCCCGCCAGCCGTACTCATCGCGCAGGAACACCGCGGCCAGGCCGCCGAGTGTCGCGCCCAGGCCGTAGCCCGAGGTGTAGAGGCCGATGGACAGCCCGCGCCAGCGCTTCGAGGAGTACTCGCTGGCGATCACGTTGGTGCAGGCCAGGATTCCGCCGACACCGAGCCCGGTGAGCACACGCCACACACCGAGCTGGACCGGTGATCCGGCGGTCGCGGACAGCGCCATGCCCGCCGTGGCCATGGCGACGGCGGACAGGATCAGCGGCCGGCGGCCCAGCTTGTCGGCGAGCGGCGCGAGCACGAGCGCGCCGATGGCCATGCCGACCAGGCCCGCACTGAGCAGCACACCGGTTTGCGCGCTGGAGAGACCGAATTCATTGCCGATGCTCTTGGCGGTGAAGGCCAGAGCCATCACGTCGTAGCCGTCGAGCATATTGAGTACGACGCACAGTCCGACGATCAGCCACTGGTAGGGGCTCATCGGTGCCGCGTCTATGCGGGCGCGCAGGTCCATCTGAATGTCTTTCTCGAGGGTGAGCGGATAGCTCGGGAACGAATATGACTGGCGCTCAAGGGATGTCGAGCGTCAGCACGCCGGGGCCGGAATCGGCGCGAGCGCGCACCACCCGGGAGACGCACGCGCAGAGCGTGTTCGCGCGCGCCTTCTGCGTATCGCTGAAGAACACGTCACGGTGATCGACGGCGCCGCGCAGATCGAGGATGCCGACCGTGCACAGACCGCACTCACCCTTGCGACAGTCCGACATCACTTCCGCGCCGGCCCGTTCGAGGGCTTCCAGCAGGGAATCGCCGGTGCGGACGGCGGTTTCGATACCCAGGCGCGGCACCCGGACGGTAAATTCCTCGGTGTCGAACCAGCCGCTGTTACCGAAGGTTTCGTAACGCAGGTTCGGCAGCGGCAGTTCCGCGGCCAGCCAGGCGCGGCGCACCGCGTCCATCAGCCGGATGGGGCCGCACATGTACAGCTCCACGTCCGGATCGGCGTCGGCGACGAGTGTGCCGACATCGAGGGGCGTGCCCTCGTCGTCGATGTGCACGCGCAACCGATCACCGTGCCGCGCGGTCAATTCCGGCAGGAAGGCCATGGCCGGACGACTGCGGCCGACATAGACGAGGGTGTAGTCCGCGCCCAGGCGCGCCAGCACCCGGGCCATGCCCGCGATGGCGGTGATCCCGATGCCGCCCGCGAGCAGGAGGTACCGTCGCGCCCCGATCCGGAGCGGGAAGTCCTGTAGCGGGGCGGTGATGTCGATCGCCGACCCGGGGGCCAAGGTATGCATGAAGGCCGACCCGCCGCGGGACGTCGGCGACAGGCGAACACCGAGAGTCACACTGGCGCCGTCGGATTCGACGATCGAGTACGACCGCACGAGACCGGGGCCGATCCGCACGTCGACGTGGGAGCCGGGGTCCTCGCGCACGGGACGTTCGGTCCGCACGTCGATGCGGGCGATTCCGTCGGCGGCGCGCGTGCTGGCGGTGACGACGCCCCGTTGCCAGGTGGTCTGATTGCCGGTCATCAGCGCACCACCGTCGCGGCGAGCTGTTCGGCGTCGATCATGCGCTGGATGAGCCTGCGCATCCACATACCACCGGCGTCGATATTGAGGTTGTAGAACTCGTGATCGGGATGGGCGTCGATTCCGCGCTGCTGAGCGGCGAGCATGGCCTCGTCCTCGGCGAAGACGCCGTGCACCGCCTCCCGCAATTGCGTGGTGATGAGCTGGCTTTCGAGCCGGTAGTTCCGCATGAACGCCCAGAAATAGTGGGCACTGCGATCGGTCGCGGGTGTGATCGTGTTCATCACGAACCCGTTGACGCCCTGACTGCGGTCGCCTTCCGGGGCTCCGGTGCCGGCCTTGGCGACACCCACGTCGATGCGGATGGTCGAAGGGGCCTGGAATTCGATGATCTGCCACCGGTCGACCCGGCCGTCGAAATCGGGGAACTTGTCGCGCATGTTCTTGCGCCAGAACGGCGGTGGTTCGATGTCGAGCATCCAGCGCGTGACGGTGACGGTGTGGTCGTCGTGGGACACCGTGAAGTCGGATTCGCTGAGCTCCTCCTGACCGATGGTGGAGGAGTGCACGAATTCCTCATGGGTCAGGTCCATGAGATTGTCGAGCACCAGCGTGTAGTTGGTATCGACCGCGATGGTGCGGCCGTCACCGGCCCACTCCGGCGAATCCATCTGGAACATATCGGGAATCAGGGCCGGATCGGCGTTCAGCGGATCTCCGGTCCAGACCCAGACGAAGCGATGCCGTTCCACCACCGGATACGACCGCACCATGGCACTGGGGTTGATGGTCTGCTGGGCCGGCATGAAGGTGCAGCGACCCGCGGAGTTGTATCGCAGTCCGTGATAAGGGCATTGGATTTCGTCCGTGCCCACGAGCTTGCCCATCGAC from Nocardia goodfellowii carries:
- a CDS encoding MFS transporter, with the protein product MDLRARIDAAPMSPYQWLIVGLCVVLNMLDGYDVMALAFTAKSIGNEFGLSSAQTGVLLSAGLVGMAIGALVLAPLADKLGRRPLILSAVAMATAGMALSATAGSPVQLGVWRVLTGLGVGGILACTNVIASEYSSKRWRGLSIGLYTSGYGLGATLGGLAAVFLRDEYGWRAVFVCGAVLTGLALVLLAVLLPESVDYLLTRGRRDVLGRVNRIARRIRQEPLRELPVVPASGPPRAGRVADLFAGGNTRPTVLLWTAFFATMFGYYFINSWTPALLETAGMSKDQSATAGMMIALGGTLGSVIFGGLATRWTARGVLLIFTVLTAAAMVVFISSTSIIGVAFALGVVVGGLANGCIAGLYTLSPSLYETRMRSTGVGWAIGVGRAGAILAPTAAGRLLDAGWSAGQLYVAVAGVVLLAAVALLFLRSPKRRGPVLDVTPAVAAPVNS
- a CDS encoding PDR/VanB family oxidoreductase gives rise to the protein MTGNQTTWQRGVVTASTRAADGIARIDVRTERPVREDPGSHVDVRIGPGLVRSYSIVESDGASVTLGVRLSPTSRGGSAFMHTLAPGSAIDITAPLQDFPLRIGARRYLLLAGGIGITAIAGMARVLARLGADYTLVYVGRSRPAMAFLPELTARHGDRLRVHIDDEGTPLDVGTLVADADPDVELYMCGPIRLMDAVRRAWLAAELPLPNLRYETFGNSGWFDTEEFTVRVPRLGIETAVRTGDSLLEALERAGAEVMSDCRKGECGLCTVGILDLRGAVDHRDVFFSDTQKARANTLCACVSRVVRARADSGPGVLTLDIP
- a CDS encoding MFS transporter is translated as MNTTKQGTETGAGVSAASWVAALCWTAVLLDGFDLVVLGAVIPSLLDYQPWGLNAGTMSVISTTGLIGMTIGALTVGTMTDLLGRRKSLIGAVILFSVLTALCAVAPNPWVFGALRFLAGLGLGGCLPTAIAMVTEFARGHRGGTATTTVMTGYHVGAVATAALAIVVIEPFGWRTMFVIGAVPALVLVPLMIRYLPESPDYLISRGRHAEAQAIADAAGLTRRAPAQPTDNPPAAVNPVRRLFSREFLRTSLAIWVTSFMGLLLVYGLNTWLPTIMREAGYNLGAALSFLLLLNAGAIAGLLVAGRVADRIGARRAAIIWFTGAALFLALLSIKVSFGVYVLVFLAGCFVFSAQVLVYAFTSAHYPAEIRATALGWSAGVGRVGAICGPTLGGALLSAGLAVPWGFYAFALVGFAGAVAISMTRSQA
- a CDS encoding 4-hydroxybenzoate 3-monooxygenase encodes the protein MRTQVGIIGAGPAGLLLAHLLHLRGIESVVLETRSREDVEGTIRAGVLEQGTVDLLTDTGVGARLHREGHQHNGIELRFDGRGHRIDFAELTGRAVTVYPQHEVLKDLIARRLADGGEIRFGATVTAVEGITTETPVIRFTDADGTSGLLRCELILGGDGSRTVTRALIPEATVRTDHFRQYPFAWFGILAEAPPSSDELIYANHANGFALISTRTPTVQRHYLQVDPSDTVEDWSDDRIWHELHTRVDGEGAEIKDGTIFAKTVLGFRSFVCEPMQYGRLFLAGDAAHTVPPTGAKGLNLAVADVYVLAQAMERYFRTGATDGLDAYTATALPRVWRAQHFSWWMTSMLHRMPDATGFDHKRQLAELDTVTRSAAGRALLAENYVGAPLY
- a CDS encoding aromatic ring-hydroxylating dioxygenase subunit alpha, with amino-acid sequence MTNPSPSGATAKSLGFPRNAWYAAAWDHEITAKSILARTVADRSLALYRTESGRPVALADACWHRLAPLSMGKLVGTDEIQCPYHGLRYNSAGRCTFMPAQQTINPSAMVRSYPVVERHRFVWVWTGDPLNADPALIPDMFQMDSPEWAGDGRTIAVDTNYTLVLDNLMDLTHEEFVHSSTIGQEELSESDFTVSHDDHTVTVTRWMLDIEPPPFWRKNMRDKFPDFDGRVDRWQIIEFQAPSTIRIDVGVAKAGTGAPEGDRSQGVNGFVMNTITPATDRSAHYFWAFMRNYRLESQLITTQLREAVHGVFAEDEAMLAAQQRGIDAHPDHEFYNLNIDAGGMWMRRLIQRMIDAEQLAATVVR